A stretch of the Streptomyces sp. NBC_00078 genome encodes the following:
- a CDS encoding RICIN domain-containing protein — protein sequence MAVLRRSTASGAVGVLALAAALIIAPPGPAAHAAAGTTAWQSGQFNVDTPNLVRRSNVVLGRPNNDQSQFMPLGNGTLGAAVWAAGGFTAQLNRSDTMPDRKSPGWLTIPGLAKLTSAPDYTAHLDLYDGTFTESGGGLTATVYVRADKDEMVVDVTGAEPNTTQTAQLALWSGRSPQAQASGSTGTLAETWTDSSEAGATGDTFGSLGAVTAGGTGVTASVVDSKTVKVSFKPKSDGSFRVVAAAPHWTGGNAQSTATTLLGSDATSGSSTLQSGHLSWWHSFWNHIGLIKYSSSDGSADYLESLRSLDLYDAAAESRDTYPGSQAGVADLFSPYQDSHRWDPGAWWHWNTRMQVQANLSAGAFDLNAPYFRLYRDNLSNIQAWTKARMGNRAGICVPETMRFNGAGYENGSNYVALNCDSGSGPTWNARTISTGAEVGLWVWQQYLMTRDQSFLSANYPLMAEAARFLLAYSTTGADGNLHTFPSNAHETQWDVHDPTTDIAAMQALFPATVQAAQTLGQDADLVTQLNAAIPKIRPFARTDASTQSQVLTPADDAAGNDVIAPSYDPTATKHNSENIGLEPVWPYNLIGDSGNMSDLAKRTYTNRPNKLANDWSNDPIQAARLGLGDEVASTLTALTKKYQKLPSGLATFVGSEPYGEQLGVASAALGEALIQDYDGLLRIAPALPSGWDADGTVYVQGGHRVSVQVHGGTITTVGINAGSTGTMNVRNPWPGHQVQVVDGGDESTVVVAATSAAQISIPVTNGHSYLVQQPSDPVSARTVVSVTGTPATQMRTLGSASIGLPATSKLVSAASGRCLDDPGASTTAGTQVDIWDCDGGANQQWTYTSGRALTTKGLCLDAYQSGKTPGTKVILWNCSGSSNQQWTPQPDGTVKSVQSALCLDVTNGATTNGTLMELWNCSASANQRWTTS from the coding sequence ATGGCTGTTCTCCGAAGAAGTACCGCATCGGGCGCCGTCGGCGTGCTGGCTCTGGCCGCTGCCCTCATCATCGCTCCGCCCGGGCCGGCCGCCCACGCCGCCGCCGGCACCACCGCCTGGCAGTCGGGCCAGTTCAACGTCGACACCCCGAACCTGGTGCGCCGCTCGAACGTGGTGCTCGGCAGGCCCAACAACGATCAGTCGCAGTTCATGCCGCTCGGCAACGGAACGCTCGGCGCGGCCGTCTGGGCGGCGGGCGGCTTCACCGCACAGCTGAACCGGTCGGACACGATGCCCGACCGGAAGTCGCCCGGATGGCTGACCATCCCGGGACTCGCCAAGCTCACCAGTGCACCCGACTACACCGCCCACCTGGACCTGTACGACGGCACGTTCACCGAGTCCGGCGGCGGCTTGACGGCGACCGTGTACGTCCGCGCCGACAAGGACGAGATGGTCGTCGACGTCACCGGCGCCGAGCCCAACACCACCCAGACCGCGCAGTTGGCCCTGTGGTCCGGCCGCTCTCCGCAGGCGCAGGCATCCGGCTCGACCGGCACGCTCGCCGAGACCTGGACGGACAGCTCCGAAGCGGGGGCCACCGGCGACACCTTCGGCTCGCTCGGCGCCGTTACCGCCGGCGGAACGGGCGTCACCGCCTCCGTCGTCGACTCCAAGACCGTGAAGGTGTCTTTCAAACCGAAATCCGACGGCAGCTTCCGGGTCGTCGCTGCCGCCCCCCACTGGACCGGAGGGAACGCCCAGTCCACCGCCACAACCCTGCTCGGCTCGGACGCGACGAGCGGCTCCTCGACCCTTCAGTCGGGGCACCTGTCCTGGTGGCACTCGTTCTGGAACCACATCGGCCTGATCAAGTACTCCTCCTCGGACGGCAGCGCCGACTACCTGGAGAGCCTGCGCTCCCTCGACCTGTACGACGCGGCGGCCGAGAGCCGGGACACCTACCCGGGCTCTCAGGCGGGGGTCGCCGACCTGTTCTCCCCCTACCAGGACAGCCACAGGTGGGACCCGGGTGCCTGGTGGCACTGGAACACCCGCATGCAGGTCCAGGCAAACCTCTCCGCCGGCGCCTTCGACCTCAACGCCCCCTACTTCCGCCTCTACCGCGACAACCTGAGCAACATCCAGGCCTGGACCAAGGCCCGCATGGGCAACCGTGCGGGCATCTGCGTCCCGGAGACGATGCGCTTCAACGGCGCCGGCTACGAGAACGGAAGCAATTACGTTGCGCTGAACTGTGACTCCGGGTCCGGCCCCACCTGGAACGCCCGCACCATCAGCACCGGCGCAGAGGTCGGCCTGTGGGTGTGGCAGCAGTACCTGATGACCCGCGACCAGTCCTTCCTGAGCGCCAACTACCCGCTGATGGCCGAGGCCGCCCGGTTCCTGCTGGCCTACTCGACCACCGGCGCGGACGGCAACCTGCACACCTTCCCGTCCAACGCACACGAGACGCAGTGGGACGTCCACGACCCGACCACCGACATCGCGGCGATGCAGGCCCTGTTCCCCGCCACTGTCCAGGCGGCACAGACCCTCGGGCAGGACGCCGACCTCGTCACCCAGCTGAACGCCGCGATCCCCAAGATCCGTCCGTTCGCCCGCACCGACGCCTCGACGCAGTCCCAAGTGCTCACCCCCGCCGACGATGCAGCCGGCAACGACGTCATCGCACCCTCCTACGACCCCACCGCCACGAAGCACAACAGTGAGAACATCGGCCTGGAGCCGGTGTGGCCCTACAACCTGATCGGCGACTCGGGCAACATGTCCGACCTGGCCAAACGCACGTACACCAACCGCCCCAACAAGCTGGCCAACGACTGGAGCAACGACCCGATCCAGGCCGCCCGCCTCGGCCTGGGCGACGAGGTCGCGTCCACCCTGACCGCACTGACCAAGAAGTACCAGAAACTCCCGTCGGGCCTGGCTACCTTCGTGGGCAGCGAGCCCTACGGCGAGCAGCTGGGCGTGGCCTCCGCCGCGCTCGGCGAGGCGCTGATCCAGGACTACGACGGACTGCTGCGCATCGCCCCCGCCCTGCCGTCCGGCTGGGACGCGGACGGCACGGTGTACGTCCAGGGCGGTCACAGGGTCTCCGTCCAGGTGCACGGCGGCACGATCACCACGGTCGGCATCAACGCCGGATCCACGGGCACCATGAACGTCCGCAATCCTTGGCCGGGCCATCAGGTCCAGGTCGTCGACGGCGGCGACGAGAGCACCGTGGTGGTCGCCGCGACCTCCGCCGCGCAGATCTCGATCCCCGTCACCAACGGCCACTCCTACCTGGTGCAGCAGCCGTCCGACCCGGTCAGCGCCCGCACCGTCGTCTCGGTGACCGGCACCCCGGCCACCCAGATGCGCACGCTCGGGTCGGCCTCGATCGGCCTGCCCGCCACCAGCAAGCTCGTCAGCGCCGCTTCCGGCCGCTGCCTGGACGACCCGGGCGCCAGCACCACGGCCGGTACCCAGGTCGACATCTGGGACTGCGACGGCGGAGCGAACCAGCAGTGGACCTACACCTCGGGCAGGGCCCTGACCACCAAGGGGCTGTGCCTGGACGCCTACCAAAGCGGCAAGACACCGGGCACGAAGGTCATCCTGTGGAACTGCTCGGGCAGCTCCAACCAGCAGTGGACACCCCAACCGGACGGCACCGTAAAGAGCGTTCAGTCGGCCCTGTGCCTGGACGTCACCAACGGCGCCACCACCAACGGCACCCTGATGGAGCTGTGGAACTGCAGCGCCTCCGCCAACCAGCGGTGGACCACCAGCTGA
- a CDS encoding IS110 family transposase, which produces MLLIGDDWAEDHHDVEVQDEAGRKLAAARLPEGVEGIAKLHELLAKHGGEGLDAADVVVGIETDRGSWVQALIASGYQVYAINPRQVARFKERYASSGAKSDRGDAHALADMVRIDRAQLRPVAGDSEQAQAVKVVARAHQTLIWERVRTFQRLRSTLREYFPAALAAYADLTLTSTDALELLIKAPTPAAGAKLTRAQITAVLARARRRNRDAKAATIQAALRERQLGLPEPVTTAYAATVTAHAKLLIALNEQIADLEGQVRAHFLKHPDAEIYLSMPGIAEITGARVLAEFGDDPTRYASAKARKNYAGTSPITRASGKSHTVQARYVRNNRLADALQTQAFSALRASPGARHYYDKQRAREAGYNPALRQLGNRLVGILHGCLKTRTLYDEATAWSHHAHTPAA; this is translated from the coding sequence TTGCTGCTGATCGGCGATGACTGGGCCGAAGACCACCACGACGTCGAGGTCCAGGACGAGGCAGGCCGAAAACTCGCCGCGGCGAGGCTGCCCGAGGGCGTGGAGGGAATCGCGAAGCTGCACGAGCTCCTGGCCAAGCACGGCGGCGAGGGCCTGGATGCCGCCGACGTGGTGGTGGGGATCGAGACCGACCGCGGCTCCTGGGTGCAGGCCCTGATCGCCTCCGGCTACCAGGTCTATGCCATCAACCCGCGGCAGGTCGCCCGGTTCAAGGAACGCTATGCCTCCTCCGGCGCCAAGAGCGACAGGGGCGACGCGCACGCGCTGGCGGACATGGTCCGCATCGACCGGGCCCAGCTGCGGCCGGTGGCCGGGGACAGCGAGCAGGCGCAGGCCGTCAAGGTCGTCGCCCGCGCCCACCAGACCTTGATCTGGGAACGCGTTCGCACGTTCCAGCGGCTGCGCAGCACGCTGCGCGAGTACTTCCCCGCCGCCCTGGCCGCCTACGCGGACCTCACCCTGACCAGCACGGACGCCCTGGAACTGCTGATCAAGGCCCCTACCCCGGCGGCCGGGGCGAAGTTGACCCGTGCCCAGATCACCGCCGTTCTGGCCCGTGCCCGCCGGCGCAACCGGGACGCGAAAGCGGCCACGATCCAGGCCGCGCTGCGCGAACGGCAGCTGGGCCTGCCCGAGCCGGTCACGACCGCCTACGCGGCCACCGTCACCGCTCACGCGAAGCTGCTGATCGCCCTGAACGAGCAGATAGCCGACCTGGAAGGGCAGGTGAGGGCCCATTTTCTCAAGCACCCAGACGCTGAGATCTACCTCTCGATGCCCGGCATCGCGGAGATCACCGGCGCCCGGGTGCTCGCCGAGTTCGGGGACGACCCCACCCGCTACGCGTCCGCCAAAGCCCGCAAGAACTACGCCGGCACCAGCCCCATCACCCGGGCCTCCGGCAAGAGCCATACCGTCCAGGCCCGCTACGTCCGCAACAACCGGCTCGCCGATGCGTTGCAGACCCAGGCGTTCTCCGCCCTGCGCGCCTCGCCCGGCGCCCGCCACTACTACGACAAACAACGCGCCCGCGAGGCCGGTTACAACCCGGCCCTGCGGCAGCTCGGCAACCGCCTCGTCGGCATCCTCCACGGATGCCTCAAGACCCGAACCCTCTACGACGAAGCGACCGCCTGGTCGCACCACGCCCACACCCCTGCCGCTTGA
- a CDS encoding aldo/keto reductase codes for MRTVGLGGSAIPVSELALGCAALGNLYHPVAHETAHATVDAAWDAGIRTFDTAPHYGLGLSERRLGAALRHRPRDAYTLSTKVGRLLVPDPEGGDARDDLAHGFAVSATHRRVWDFSADGVLRSLEASLERLGVDRVDVALLHDPDDHAEQALSEAYPALERLRGEGVIGAIGVGMNQSALPARFVRETDIDVVLLAGRYTLLEQDGLTELLPEAAARGRSVVIGGVFNSGLLIAPRPGAAYDYAPAPQPVLDRALRLLAVSERHGVPLHAAALRFPFGHPAVASVLTGARSPQEVRDTVEQLRRPIPHALWDELRAEGLLDQGTPVPQPR; via the coding sequence GTGAGGACCGTCGGGCTGGGCGGCAGCGCGATACCGGTCTCGGAGCTGGCGCTGGGCTGTGCCGCCCTCGGCAACCTCTACCACCCGGTCGCCCACGAGACCGCCCATGCCACGGTGGACGCGGCCTGGGACGCCGGCATCCGCACGTTCGACACCGCACCCCACTACGGTCTCGGCCTGTCGGAACGGCGGCTCGGCGCGGCGCTCCGCCACCGCCCCCGCGACGCCTACACCCTCTCCACCAAGGTGGGCCGGCTCCTCGTGCCGGACCCGGAGGGCGGCGACGCCCGTGACGACCTCGCCCATGGTTTCGCCGTCTCGGCCACCCACCGCCGGGTCTGGGACTTCAGTGCCGACGGGGTGCTGCGCTCCTTGGAGGCGAGCCTGGAGCGTCTCGGCGTCGACCGCGTCGACGTGGCTCTCCTGCACGATCCGGACGATCACGCCGAGCAGGCACTGAGCGAGGCGTACCCGGCGCTGGAGCGGCTACGCGGCGAAGGCGTGATCGGGGCGATCGGCGTCGGGATGAACCAGTCGGCGCTGCCCGCCCGGTTCGTACGCGAGACCGACATCGATGTGGTGCTGCTGGCCGGCCGCTACACCCTCCTCGAACAGGACGGGCTCACCGAACTGCTCCCGGAGGCAGCCGCACGCGGCCGTAGCGTCGTCATCGGCGGGGTGTTCAACTCGGGACTGCTCATCGCGCCCCGGCCCGGCGCCGCCTACGACTACGCACCCGCTCCGCAGCCGGTGCTCGACCGGGCACTGCGGCTGCTGGCGGTCTCCGAACGCCACGGCGTGCCCCTGCACGCCGCCGCGCTGCGCTTCCCGTTCGGCCATCCCGCGGTCGCGAGCGTCCTGACCGGCGCGCGGTCGCCGCAGGAGGTGCGCGACACGGTGGAACAGCTGCGACGCCCCATCCCGCACGCCCTGTGGGACGAGCTGCGCGCCGAGGGTCTGCTGGACCAGGGCACCCCCGTCCCTCAGCCACGTTGA
- a CDS encoding SDR family NAD(P)-dependent oxidoreductase: MTDLSGLRAVVTGGASGIGLATARALAGRGAAVAVLDLDPDAVREPLLGLRADVTDDTSVRAAVEQAAERLGGLDILVNNAGIGAIGTIEDNPDEDWHRVLDVNVLGIVRVTRAALPHLRRSSHAAVVNTCSIGATAGLPQRALYCASKGAVLSLTLAMAADHVREGIRVNCVNPGTADTPWVSRLLAAADDPDAERAALDARQPMGRLVTADEVAAAIVYLASPAAASVTGTALAVDGGMQGLRLRPADRS; this comes from the coding sequence ATGACCGATCTGTCAGGACTCAGAGCCGTCGTCACGGGAGGTGCTTCCGGCATCGGGCTCGCCACGGCCCGCGCGCTGGCGGGGCGGGGCGCGGCGGTGGCCGTGCTCGACCTCGATCCGGACGCCGTCCGCGAACCGCTGCTCGGCCTCCGGGCCGACGTCACGGACGACACCTCGGTGCGCGCTGCCGTGGAACAGGCCGCAGAGCGGCTCGGGGGCCTGGACATCCTCGTCAACAACGCGGGCATCGGCGCCATCGGCACCATCGAGGACAACCCCGACGAAGACTGGCACCGGGTCCTGGACGTCAACGTCCTCGGCATCGTGCGCGTCACCCGGGCCGCCCTGCCCCATCTGCGGCGCTCGTCCCACGCGGCGGTCGTCAACACCTGCTCCATCGGTGCCACGGCGGGCCTCCCGCAGCGCGCCCTGTACTGCGCCAGCAAGGGAGCCGTTCTCTCCCTGACCCTCGCCATGGCAGCGGACCACGTACGCGAGGGCATCCGCGTCAACTGTGTCAACCCGGGCACCGCCGACACGCCGTGGGTCTCCCGGCTCCTCGCCGCCGCGGACGACCCCGACGCCGAACGCGCCGCCCTCGACGCCCGGCAGCCCATGGGGCGCCTGGTCACCGCGGACGAGGTCGCCGCGGCCATCGTCTACCTGGCGAGCCCGGCCGCGGCGTCCGTCACCGGCACCGCGCTCGCGGTGGACGGCGGTATGCAGGGGTTGCGGCTGCGCCCGGCGGACCGGTCGTGA
- a CDS encoding L-fuconate dehydratase, whose protein sequence is MTATPVRITAVDTYDIRFPTSRELDGSDAMNPDPDYSAAYVVLRTDAGDGHEGHGFTFTIGRGNDVQVAAIEALRPHLVGRDVRELCADPGSISRDLIGDSQLRWLGPEKGVMHMAIGAVVNAVWDLAAKREDKPLWQLLAHADPEWLVSQVDFRYIADALTPEDALTLLRDGRTGLAEREAVLLERGYPGYTTSPGWLGYSDEKLTRLAKQAVADGFTQIKLKVGADLNDDIRRMRTARAAVGDRIRIAIDANQRWNVDEAIEWTKALTEFDPYWIEEPTSPDDILGHATVRRAIGPVKVATGEHVQNRIVFKQLLQADALDVLQIDAARVGGVNENLAILLLAAKFGVPVCPHAGGVGLCELVQHLSMFDYLTLSGTTENRVIEFVDHLHDHFTAPVVMRDGHYTAPLTPGFSAAMRAESIAEYTYPDGTFWVNDRAVQGGAA, encoded by the coding sequence TTGACTGCGACACCCGTACGGATCACCGCCGTCGACACCTACGACATCCGCTTCCCCACCTCGCGGGAACTGGACGGCTCCGACGCGATGAACCCGGATCCCGACTACTCCGCCGCCTACGTCGTGCTGCGCACCGACGCCGGAGACGGACACGAAGGCCATGGCTTCACCTTCACCATCGGCCGCGGCAACGACGTCCAGGTCGCCGCGATCGAGGCGCTGCGGCCCCATCTCGTGGGCCGTGACGTCCGGGAACTGTGTGCCGACCCCGGCTCAATCAGCCGCGACCTGATCGGCGACAGCCAACTACGCTGGCTCGGCCCCGAGAAGGGCGTGATGCACATGGCGATCGGCGCGGTGGTCAACGCCGTGTGGGATCTCGCAGCCAAGCGCGAGGACAAGCCGCTCTGGCAGCTGCTCGCCCACGCCGACCCCGAATGGCTGGTCTCCCAGGTCGACTTCCGCTACATCGCCGACGCCCTCACCCCCGAGGACGCCCTCACCCTCCTGCGCGACGGCCGGACGGGCCTCGCCGAGCGAGAGGCGGTCCTGCTGGAGCGCGGCTACCCCGGCTACACGACATCCCCCGGCTGGCTCGGCTACTCCGACGAGAAACTCACCCGGCTCGCGAAGCAGGCCGTCGCCGACGGCTTCACCCAGATCAAGCTCAAGGTCGGCGCCGACCTGAACGACGACATCCGGCGGATGCGCACCGCCCGAGCGGCCGTCGGCGACCGCATCCGCATCGCCATCGACGCCAACCAGCGCTGGAACGTGGACGAGGCCATCGAGTGGACGAAGGCGCTCACCGAGTTCGACCCGTACTGGATCGAGGAGCCGACCAGCCCGGACGACATCCTCGGACACGCGACCGTACGGCGGGCGATCGGCCCCGTGAAGGTGGCCACCGGTGAACACGTGCAGAACCGCATCGTCTTCAAGCAACTCCTCCAGGCCGACGCCCTCGACGTCCTCCAGATCGACGCGGCCCGCGTCGGGGGCGTCAACGAGAACCTCGCGATCCTGCTCCTGGCGGCCAAGTTCGGCGTGCCGGTGTGCCCGCACGCCGGCGGCGTGGGCCTGTGCGAGCTGGTGCAGCACCTGTCGATGTTCGACTACCTGACGCTGTCCGGCACAACCGAGAACCGCGTCATCGAGTTCGTCGACCACCTCCACGACCACTTCACCGCGCCCGTCGTGATGCGCGACGGCCACTACACCGCGCCGCTCACCCCCGGGTTCTCCGCCGCCATGCGGGCGGAGTCCATCGCCGAGTACACCTACCCGGACGGCACGTTCTGGGTGAACGACCGCGCTGTCCAGGGAGGGGCGGCATGA
- a CDS encoding fumarylacetoacetate hydrolase family protein, with product MKLLRVGAPGEERPAVRTDDGRLLDLSSVTPDIDGVFLASGGVDRARAAVAAGELPELEQDGLRVGAPVTRPGKVICVGLNYRDHAAETGAAIPARPVVFMKDPGTVVGPYDEVLIPRGSVKTDWEVELAVVIGRRARYLDGPEAARAVIAGYAISHDVSEREFQLEYSPQWDLGKSCETFNPLGPWLVTADEVGDPQNLGLHLSVNGVKRQDGHTSDMVFPVDHIVSYLSQYMVLEPGDVINTGTPAGVALGLPGTPFLRPGDTVELSVDGLGLQRQTFAQA from the coding sequence GTGAAACTGCTACGAGTCGGCGCGCCCGGCGAGGAGCGGCCTGCCGTCCGCACTGACGACGGCCGGCTGCTGGACCTGTCCTCCGTGACTCCGGACATCGACGGCGTTTTCCTCGCCTCCGGGGGAGTCGACCGGGCCCGTGCGGCCGTCGCTGCCGGAGAACTGCCCGAGCTCGAACAGGACGGCCTGCGGGTGGGCGCGCCCGTCACGCGCCCCGGCAAGGTCATCTGCGTCGGTCTCAACTACCGCGACCACGCCGCCGAGACGGGCGCGGCGATCCCCGCGCGGCCGGTGGTGTTCATGAAGGACCCGGGCACGGTGGTCGGACCGTACGACGAGGTGCTGATCCCCCGCGGCTCCGTGAAGACCGACTGGGAGGTCGAGCTGGCGGTCGTCATCGGTCGCCGGGCCCGCTACCTCGACGGTCCGGAAGCCGCGCGGGCCGTGATCGCGGGCTATGCGATCAGCCATGACGTCTCGGAGCGGGAATTCCAGCTGGAGTACTCGCCGCAGTGGGACCTGGGCAAATCCTGCGAGACCTTCAACCCGCTCGGACCCTGGCTGGTGACCGCCGACGAGGTCGGCGACCCGCAGAACCTCGGCCTGCACCTGAGCGTCAACGGCGTGAAGCGGCAGGACGGCCACACGAGCGACATGGTCTTCCCGGTCGACCACATCGTGTCGTACCTGAGCCAGTACATGGTCCTGGAGCCCGGTGACGTGATCAACACCGGTACGCCCGCGGGCGTGGCCCTCGGCCTCCCCGGCACTCCCTTCCTGCGCCCCGGCGACACCGTCGAGCTCTCCGTCGACGGCCTCGGCCTGCAGCGCCAGACCTTCGCCCAAGCGTGA
- a CDS encoding sugar ABC transporter substrate-binding protein: MKLARIRSTAAAATTVLAVLALATACNRESTAAASSGGGKPAIGIDLPRSDSDFWNSYAQYIDKDVKSDGIRALPVSNSQNDVTKLVANVQVFQNTGAKAVVMAPQDTGAITSTLGTLAAKKISVVSVDTRPDKGEVYMVVRADNRAYGTKACEFLGKQLNGKGKVAELQGALDSINGRDRSEAFAACMKEKFPKIKVFELPTDWKGDVASAKLQSLLAQHPDLNGIYMQAGGVFLQPTLALLEQKGLLKPAGQKGHISIVSNDGIPQEFDAIRKGQIDATISQPADLYAKYALYYAQAAAEGKTFKPGKTDHDSTIIKLPNGLEDQLPAPLVTKDTVDDKTLWGNNVG; this comes from the coding sequence ATGAAGCTCGCTCGCATCCGCTCCACCGCTGCAGCCGCCACCACCGTTCTCGCGGTACTGGCCCTCGCCACCGCATGCAACCGCGAAAGCACCGCCGCGGCCTCCTCGGGCGGCGGCAAGCCCGCCATCGGTATCGACTTGCCGCGCTCCGACTCCGACTTCTGGAACTCCTACGCGCAGTACATCGACAAGGACGTCAAGTCCGACGGCATCAGGGCGCTGCCGGTCAGCAACTCCCAGAACGACGTCACCAAGCTCGTCGCCAACGTGCAGGTGTTCCAGAACACTGGCGCCAAGGCCGTCGTCATGGCCCCGCAGGACACCGGTGCCATCACCTCCACGCTCGGCACCCTCGCGGCGAAGAAGATCTCCGTGGTCAGCGTCGACACCCGGCCCGACAAGGGTGAGGTCTACATGGTGGTGCGCGCCGACAACAGGGCGTACGGCACCAAGGCCTGCGAGTTCCTCGGCAAGCAGCTGAACGGCAAGGGCAAGGTCGCCGAGCTCCAGGGAGCGCTGGACTCCATCAACGGACGTGACCGCTCCGAGGCGTTCGCCGCCTGCATGAAGGAGAAGTTCCCGAAGATCAAGGTCTTCGAGCTGCCCACCGACTGGAAGGGCGATGTCGCCTCAGCCAAGCTGCAGAGCCTGCTCGCCCAGCACCCGGACCTGAACGGCATCTACATGCAGGCGGGCGGCGTCTTCCTGCAGCCGACCCTGGCCCTGCTGGAGCAGAAGGGCCTGCTCAAGCCTGCCGGGCAGAAGGGCCACATCAGCATCGTCTCCAACGACGGCATCCCGCAGGAGTTCGACGCCATCCGCAAGGGCCAGATCGACGCCACCATCTCCCAGCCCGCCGACCTCTACGCCAAGTACGCGCTGTACTACGCCCAGGCCGCAGCCGAGGGCAAGACCTTCAAGCCGGGCAAGACCGACCACGACTCCACCATCATCAAGCTGCCCAACGGCCTGGAGGACCAACTGCCCGCGCCCCTGGTCACCAAGGACACCGTCGACGACAAGACCCTGTGGGGCAACAACGTCGGCTGA
- a CDS encoding sugar ABC transporter ATP-binding protein — protein sequence MADTATTPPTGPGTPAPVAEATGISKRFGATVALRDARITVAPGESHALVGRNGAGKSTLVSVLTGLQQPDTGALRFSGEPAPAFGDIDAWRSRVACVYQRSTVIGDLTVAENLFLNRQSTGVVQPIRWKQLRRRAEELLAEYGVAVNPTARAKDLTVEQRQFVEIARALSFGARFIILDEPTAKLDARGIDRLFDKLRDLQRQGVAFLFISHHLQEVYDLCTTVTVYRDAGHILTAPVAELGHQALVEAMTGESASKVAATAGERPAPRSDSAELLAIDGLTLPGVCEDISLSVGSGEVVGLAGATASGNVQVGEAIAGLHRAKEGRITVGARTVRTGSVPSALAAGVGLVPEDRHLQGLVNNRSVGENATLTVTDQLGPFGTVLPARTKAFAGRMIRDLDIKTPGAATPVSALSGGNQQKVVVARALATDPRVLVAIRPTNGVDVKSKEFLLNRIRQVADVGRAALIVSDELDDLKVCDRVVVMFHGRVVAEFDHGWRDEDLVAAIEGVSGQATPVTTFPESVVPASSGADEHGR from the coding sequence ATGGCGGACACCGCGACCACGCCGCCGACCGGCCCCGGCACCCCGGCCCCGGTGGCCGAGGCGACCGGCATCAGCAAACGATTCGGCGCGACCGTCGCACTGCGCGACGCTCGTATCACCGTCGCTCCGGGGGAGTCGCACGCCCTGGTCGGACGCAACGGCGCCGGCAAGTCGACACTTGTGTCCGTCCTCACCGGCCTCCAGCAGCCCGACACCGGAGCCCTGCGCTTCTCCGGCGAGCCGGCGCCCGCCTTCGGTGACATCGACGCCTGGCGCTCCCGGGTCGCCTGTGTGTATCAGCGTTCCACCGTCATCGGTGACCTGACCGTCGCCGAGAACCTCTTCCTGAACCGGCAGAGCACCGGGGTGGTGCAGCCCATCCGCTGGAAGCAACTGCGCCGACGAGCCGAGGAGTTGCTCGCCGAGTACGGCGTGGCCGTCAACCCCACCGCGCGGGCCAAGGACCTCACCGTCGAACAGCGGCAGTTCGTCGAGATCGCCCGGGCCCTGTCCTTCGGCGCCCGCTTCATCATCCTCGACGAGCCGACCGCCAAACTCGACGCCCGCGGCATCGACCGGCTCTTCGACAAGCTCCGCGACCTCCAGCGCCAGGGTGTCGCCTTCCTGTTCATCTCCCACCACCTGCAAGAGGTCTACGACCTCTGCACCACGGTCACGGTCTACCGCGACGCGGGCCACATCCTCACCGCACCCGTCGCCGAACTCGGTCACCAGGCATTGGTGGAGGCGATGACGGGCGAGTCGGCCTCCAAGGTCGCCGCCACCGCCGGCGAGCGTCCCGCCCCACGGTCCGACTCCGCAGAACTCCTGGCGATCGACGGCCTGACACTGCCCGGTGTCTGCGAGGACATCTCCCTCTCGGTCGGCTCCGGCGAGGTCGTCGGGCTGGCCGGCGCCACGGCGAGCGGCAATGTGCAGGTGGGTGAGGCCATCGCCGGTCTGCACCGCGCCAAGGAAGGACGCATCACGGTCGGCGCCAGGACCGTACGCACCGGCAGCGTGCCCTCCGCCCTCGCCGCCGGAGTCGGTCTGGTCCCCGAGGACCGCCACCTCCAGGGGCTGGTCAACAACCGCAGCGTGGGGGAGAACGCGACGCTGACCGTCACCGACCAGCTCGGCCCGTTCGGCACCGTGCTGCCCGCCCGTACCAAGGCGTTCGCCGGACGCATGATCCGGGACCTCGACATCAAGACGCCGGGAGCCGCCACCCCGGTCTCCGCCCTCTCCGGCGGCAACCAGCAGAAGGTCGTCGTCGCCCGCGCCCTGGCCACCGACCCGCGCGTGCTGGTGGCCATCCGCCCCACCAACGGCGTGGACGTCAAGTCCAAGGAGTTCCTCCTGAACCGCATCCGGCAGGTCGCGGACGTCGGCAGGGCCGCGCTGATCGTCTCCGACGAACTGGACGACCTCAAGGTCTGCGACCGGGTCGTCGTCATGTTCCACGGACGCGTGGTCGCCGAGTTCGACCACGGCTGGAGGGACGAGGACCTCGTCGCCGCCATCGAGGGAGTCTCCGGCCAGGCGACCCCCGTCACCACGTTCCCCGAATCCGTCGTACCCGCCTCATCCGGCGCAGACGAGCACGGAAGGTAG